Proteins from a genomic interval of Nostoc sp. TCL240-02:
- the purU gene encoding formyltetrahydrofolate deformylase has protein sequence MTNPTATLLISCPDQRGLVAKFANFIYSNGGNIIHADQHTDFAAGLFLTRIEWQLEGFNLPREFIAPAFNSIAQPLSAKWEIRFSDTVPRIAIWVSRQDHCLFDLIWRQRAKEFVAEIPLIISNHANLKVVAEQFNIDFQHVPITKDNKSEQEAQQLELLRQYKIDLVVLAKYMQIVSADFISQFPQIINIHHSFLPAFIGANPYHRAFERGVKIIGATAHYATADLDAGPIIEQDVVRVSHRDEVDDLVRKGKDLERVVLARAVRSHLQNRVLVYGNRTVVFE, from the coding sequence ATGACAAATCCGACAGCAACATTGCTGATTTCCTGCCCAGATCAACGGGGACTGGTGGCGAAATTTGCCAATTTCATCTATTCTAACGGTGGTAATATTATTCATGCAGATCAGCATACAGACTTTGCTGCTGGGTTATTTCTCACCCGCATTGAATGGCAGTTAGAGGGATTTAATTTACCGCGTGAGTTTATTGCGCCGGCTTTTAATTCCATTGCCCAACCTCTTAGTGCAAAGTGGGAAATACGTTTTTCTGATACAGTACCACGCATTGCTATTTGGGTAAGTCGGCAAGACCATTGTCTATTTGATTTAATTTGGCGACAACGCGCTAAAGAATTTGTGGCTGAAATTCCTTTAATTATTAGTAATCATGCTAATTTAAAGGTAGTTGCAGAACAATTTAATATCGACTTTCAGCACGTTCCCATCACTAAAGATAATAAATCGGAGCAAGAAGCCCAACAACTAGAATTACTCCGCCAGTACAAAATAGATTTAGTTGTATTGGCAAAATATATGCAGATTGTTAGTGCAGATTTTATTAGTCAATTTCCACAAATTATTAATATTCATCACTCATTTTTACCAGCTTTTATTGGCGCAAATCCCTATCATCGAGCTTTTGAACGTGGGGTAAAAATTATTGGTGCGACGGCGCATTATGCTACTGCTGATTTAGACGCAGGGCCAATTATTGAACAGGATGTGGTACGAGTTAGTCACCGTGATGAAGTTGATGATTTGGTGAGAAAAGGCAAAGATTTAGAGCGAGTTGTATTAGCAAGAGCGGTGCGATCGCACTTACAAAATCGTGTATTAGTATATGGTAATAGAACAGTAGTGTTTGAGTGA
- a CDS encoding DUF4435 domain-containing protein — translation MISLIYYLLISESDRRGIWLVTHSDTLIREAVERDDFRVFHIQPSSNFDSKNQATVVKANEDVERIIIDLVGDLAAYRPGAKIVIFEGGGNTEFDRWMVSQLFPKFSDTVNFISGGNKRRVADLYEVLENARRYIPAKFYAVTDRDTDDSDVLGNSNRMSWDVYHIENYLLEPHFIFQALRDINALRKEVATEEDIDKQLREFASKIITNVVRHQLLKHADRQLKSKLDLGFDRSIQSVGSELAKAVARCHDRIEKLTLNELSEKHLTDLEKQYRLEATTSLGNGTWRRIFPGRDIINLFVERFWRGIPYERFRDLILARMRDKNFQPAGMKQIVDRIIADH, via the coding sequence ATGATTTCACTTATTTACTACTTGCTTATCTCGGAGAGTGACAGAAGAGGGATATGGTTAGTTACGCATTCTGACACTCTTATCAGAGAAGCAGTTGAGCGTGATGACTTCCGAGTATTTCATATCCAGCCATCTAGCAATTTTGATAGTAAAAATCAGGCTACAGTAGTTAAAGCAAATGAGGATGTTGAGCGAATAATTATAGACCTCGTTGGAGACCTTGCAGCTTACCGCCCAGGTGCCAAAATTGTAATTTTTGAAGGCGGGGGTAATACTGAGTTTGACCGTTGGATGGTTAGTCAGCTCTTCCCAAAATTTTCAGATACAGTCAACTTTATATCAGGTGGTAACAAAAGGCGAGTTGCAGACCTTTACGAAGTACTGGAGAATGCGCGGCGTTATATCCCTGCAAAGTTTTACGCTGTAACTGACCGCGATACAGATGATTCAGATGTGCTTGGAAATTCTAATCGTATGAGTTGGGATGTTTATCATATTGAGAACTATCTCCTCGAACCACATTTCATTTTCCAAGCTCTTCGGGATATAAATGCCTTACGTAAAGAAGTTGCGACGGAGGAAGATATTGATAAACAGCTTAGAGAGTTCGCTTCTAAGATAATTACTAATGTGGTTAGACATCAGTTGCTTAAGCACGCAGATCGCCAACTTAAAAGCAAACTTGATCTTGGTTTTGATCGAAGTATCCAATCTGTAGGATCTGAACTTGCAAAAGCAGTTGCTCGATGCCATGATCGCATTGAAAAATTGACTTTAAATGAGCTTTCTGAAAAACATCTCACTGACCTTGAAAAACAATATCGCTTAGAAGCAACTACATCTCTTGGAAATGGCACTTGGCGTAGAATTTTTCCTGGGCGCGACATTATAAACCTCTTTGTAGAAAGATTTTGGCGAGGTATTCCTTATGAAAGGTTTCGAGATTTAATCTTAGCTCGTATGCGTGATAAGAATTTTCAGCCAGCAGGTATGAAGCAAATTGTTGATCGGATAATTGCCGATCATTAA
- a CDS encoding AAA family ATPase, which produces MRICSLEIKNFRAITGLKLTDLSEVVVIAGPNGCGKSCVLDAIRLLKSFYGGYQQNELQQWFNEFQINRSRKEDMLSLFQDKNQPLEVVVEILLSPQEKNYLLNEANKLLQNQIWQGVSLQHGKGGFTNAESLAMEQRIYTPIVEQHTRETVSSLINNLNQTSHIGRIKIQPDSTIDIAPSQILELVFGNYKPQHIGIIDYHGASRNYAREKINAINLSLESNEQQLRQHTLYNYTNKYLNLKAEMASGYIRQLLAKEISTTGGEIDTLTNTLKELFATFFPGKEFLGAQPQADGQLLFPVRTTSGAIHDIYQ; this is translated from the coding sequence ATGCGTATTTGTAGCCTTGAAATCAAAAATTTTCGTGCGATTACTGGTCTTAAGCTTACAGACTTGAGCGAGGTTGTTGTTATTGCTGGGCCAAACGGTTGTGGGAAGTCATGCGTTTTGGATGCAATCCGACTGTTAAAGTCATTCTATGGAGGTTATCAGCAGAATGAGTTGCAGCAGTGGTTCAATGAATTCCAAATTAATCGCAGTAGAAAAGAGGATATGTTATCTCTATTTCAAGATAAGAATCAGCCACTAGAAGTAGTTGTAGAAATTTTGTTATCTCCTCAAGAAAAGAACTACCTTTTAAATGAGGCAAATAAGCTACTACAAAATCAAATTTGGCAGGGGGTCTCACTTCAACATGGGAAGGGGGGATTCACTAATGCAGAATCCCTGGCAATGGAGCAACGCATATACACGCCTATTGTAGAACAGCATACCAGAGAGACAGTTTCATCTCTGATTAATAATTTAAACCAGACTTCTCACATTGGTCGTATCAAAATACAGCCTGATAGTACTATAGACATAGCACCATCACAAATTCTTGAGCTTGTATTCGGCAATTATAAGCCCCAGCACATTGGTATTATTGATTATCATGGAGCTAGTCGAAATTACGCCCGTGAAAAAATTAACGCAATTAACCTCAGTCTTGAATCGAATGAACAGCAATTGCGGCAACATACACTCTACAACTACACAAACAAATATTTAAACTTGAAGGCAGAAATGGCTTCAGGCTATATTCGTCAACTTCTTGCGAAAGAGATTAGCACAACAGGTGGCGAAATTGACACGCTAACTAATACATTAAAAGAACTGTTTGCAACTTTTTTCCCTGGTAAAGAGTTTTTAGGAGCGCAACCGCAGGCTGATGGACAGCTTCTATTTCCTGTGCGAACGACCTCTGGTGCCATACATGATATATATCAATGA
- a CDS encoding diguanylate cyclase, which yields MNISILVFGKNNFIATLPDQIRYAAAFSVEVIDNLNQAVSRIKIAPPDIILVQASLDGSMELCNWLKEQTKLSWIYCILFEDRFQQLADRNKGWHRELEMSAAVLKQGADAYIWHLINEKTDHNLSELTANHGLILAQLTVGLRKAQKYRDLIRTNDMLSAIALADSLTELNNRRALEWDLPRQIQRARTQKTSLSLIMLDVDHFKKVNDTHGHLVGDRILQVLCQRLRHNLRCQDTAFRYGGEEFVILLANTTDEEALLVARRLNRVVSDEPFALSNKLTINITISLGTASLQADDDEQGESLLNRADQCLLQAKNAGRNRVIHSNYVSHSHLKVVSS from the coding sequence ATGAATATTTCTATTCTGGTCTTTGGAAAAAATAATTTTATCGCCACACTTCCAGATCAGATCCGTTATGCGGCTGCTTTTAGTGTAGAAGTTATAGACAATCTGAATCAAGCAGTGTCGCGGATTAAAATAGCGCCCCCCGATATAATACTTGTGCAGGCTAGCTTGGATGGCAGTATGGAACTGTGCAATTGGTTGAAAGAGCAGACAAAACTATCCTGGATATATTGTATTTTATTCGAGGATCGTTTCCAGCAGCTTGCTGATAGAAATAAGGGTTGGCACAGAGAATTAGAGATGAGTGCTGCGGTCCTAAAGCAAGGAGCCGATGCTTATATTTGGCATCTTATTAATGAAAAAACAGACCATAATTTATCAGAGTTGACTGCCAATCATGGATTAATACTTGCTCAATTGACTGTTGGTTTGCGAAAAGCACAAAAATATCGAGATTTGATTCGGACAAATGATATGTTATCAGCGATCGCTTTAGCCGATTCGTTGACAGAATTAAATAATCGTCGTGCTTTAGAATGGGATTTACCGAGGCAAATTCAAAGAGCGAGAACTCAAAAAACTTCCCTGAGTTTGATTATGCTGGATGTAGATCATTTCAAGAAAGTTAACGATACTCACGGGCATTTAGTAGGCGATCGCATTTTGCAAGTATTATGTCAGCGTCTACGACACAATCTGCGCTGTCAAGACACAGCATTTCGCTATGGTGGCGAAGAATTTGTGATTCTTCTGGCTAACACTACCGATGAGGAAGCACTATTAGTAGCCCGTCGTCTTAATCGCGTAGTTAGCGATGAACCATTTGCACTCAGTAATAAACTGACTATTAATATCACCATTAGTCTAGGTACAGCCAGTCTGCAAGCTGATGATGATGAACAAGGAGAAAGTCTATTGAATCGTGCCGATCAATGTCTCTTACAGGCTAAAAATGCTGGGCGTAATCGAGTTATTCACTCTAACTACGTATCTCATTCACATTTGAAAGTTGTTTCTTCATAA
- a CDS encoding IS701 family transposase, which produces MDVELQILKHLARDAQPTVAIIDEYCAEYKDLFKEVRNYECFKYLHLGIIAPIKRKSLPEIAKVVSINSAQSLHHFIAYSDWSANKLKSRRLDKLKKALNSQAITVVIDETGDRKKGKKTDYVARQYLGSVGKIDNGIVSVNAYGVYENVTFPLSFKVFKPKGTLKSGDKYKTKIELASEIITELINEGFNIELVLADSLYGESSKFIKKLNEYELAYVVAIRSNHGVWLPANQSVRANKWCKFERTFSNKKSEIRYIREIIYGKKRAITYWEITTDPETMPDNSTSFVMTNLQGNLKKTLGDLYGLRTWVEYGFRQCKQELGWTDYRLTNFQHIERWWEIIFCVYTMISLNSPAFLALNQSLQIETEVIGTSYVNCVDFSHHQQWNHNSGWKNTLNNLRLIVQPLLLFWLIYPWLDIFPNSHLLLGFNHLICAMNQFKPFFASG; this is translated from the coding sequence ATGGATGTAGAATTACAAATCCTAAAACATTTGGCAAGAGATGCCCAGCCAACAGTTGCGATCATAGATGAATATTGTGCAGAGTATAAAGACCTGTTCAAAGAAGTAAGAAATTATGAATGCTTCAAATATTTACATTTAGGGATAATTGCACCAATAAAAAGAAAATCATTACCAGAAATAGCCAAAGTAGTAAGTATAAACTCGGCACAGTCATTACATCATTTCATAGCCTATTCAGATTGGTCAGCAAATAAATTAAAGAGCCGAAGATTAGATAAATTAAAGAAAGCATTAAATAGTCAGGCGATAACCGTAGTAATAGATGAAACTGGAGATAGGAAAAAAGGTAAAAAGACAGATTATGTTGCAAGACAATATCTAGGGAGTGTAGGAAAAATAGATAATGGAATAGTATCAGTCAATGCTTATGGAGTTTATGAAAATGTAACATTTCCATTAAGTTTCAAAGTATTTAAACCGAAAGGGACGCTCAAATCAGGAGATAAATATAAAACCAAAATAGAGTTAGCGTCAGAAATTATTACAGAATTAATAAATGAGGGGTTTAATATTGAATTAGTATTAGCCGATAGTTTATATGGTGAAAGTAGCAAATTCATCAAAAAGCTCAATGAATATGAATTAGCTTATGTTGTAGCAATTAGAAGTAATCACGGAGTCTGGCTACCAGCTAATCAGAGCGTTAGAGCTAACAAGTGGTGCAAATTTGAGAGAACATTTAGTAATAAAAAATCCGAAATCAGATATATCCGAGAAATAATTTATGGTAAAAAAAGAGCCATAACTTACTGGGAAATAACTACTGATCCAGAAACAATGCCGGATAATTCCACTTCATTTGTCATGACGAATCTTCAAGGAAATCTCAAAAAAACTTTAGGCGATTTATATGGATTAAGAACCTGGGTAGAATATGGGTTTCGACAATGTAAACAGGAACTCGGCTGGACAGATTATCGCTTGACAAATTTTCAACATATAGAGAGATGGTGGGAAATTATTTTTTGTGTTTACACAATGATTAGTCTAAATTCCCCAGCCTTTTTAGCCTTAAATCAATCTCTTCAAATTGAAACTGAGGTGATAGGTACTAGTTATGTTAATTGTGTAGATTTTTCTCATCATCAACAATGGAATCATAATTCTGGATGGAAGAATACTCTTAATAATCTTCGTTTAATTGTCCAACCTCTTTTACTATTTTGGCTGATTTATCCCTGGTTAGATATTTTTCCAAATTCTCATTTATTGCTAGGATTTAATCATTTAATTTGTGCCATGAACCAATTTAAACCCTTTTTTGCTTCTGGATGA
- a CDS encoding transposase, protein MKAYSLDLRQKIVDAYACGDISQRKLAKNFGVTLSFVQNLLKRHRELGMIGPKVRTEQTATKLNAEQLEILRQLVIAQPDATLSELRERLYEKTEVLIGVATVNRMVRWKLHLNLKKKVSTSQKR, encoded by the coding sequence ATGAAAGCCTACTCTCTCGACTTGCGTCAAAAAATAGTTGATGCTTATGCCTGCGGTGACATTTCCCAACGAAAACTGGCTAAAAACTTTGGTGTCACCTTAAGTTTTGTGCAAAATTTACTCAAACGCCATCGAGAATTGGGGATGATAGGCCCCAAGGTGCGGACTGAGCAGACAGCAACAAAGTTGAATGCTGAACAGTTAGAAATCCTGCGCCAACTCGTCATAGCACAGCCCGATGCGACGTTAAGCGAATTGCGGGAACGACTTTACGAGAAAACAGAGGTCTTAATTGGGGTAGCTACGGTGAATCGGATGGTTCGCTGGAAACTTCACCTCAACCTCAAAAAAAAAGTCTCCACCTCACAAAAAAGGTAG
- a CDS encoding AAA family ATPase encodes MIYINELSSGEKEVLYGYLRLRNTAPRNSVLLMDEPELHLNPRLISGLASFYHKNLGKPLGNQL; translated from the coding sequence ATGATATATATCAATGAGCTAAGTTCTGGTGAGAAGGAAGTTCTCTACGGCTATCTGCGTTTACGGAACACAGCTCCTCGAAATTCTGTACTTCTAATGGACGAACCGGAACTTCACCTAAATCCACGCCTGATAAGTGGCCTAGCATCTTTTTATCACAAGAATCTTGGAAAGCCATTAGGAAATCAGTTATAG
- the alaS gene encoding alanine--tRNA ligase: MSSNPQYLSGNEIRNTFLNFFAQRSHQILPSASLVPEDPTVLLTIAGMLPFKPIFLGQRTPEFKRATTSQKCIRTNDIENVGRTKRHHTFFEMLGNFSFGDYFKEQAIAWGWEISTQVFGFSPQNLVVSVFEEDDEAFAIWRDQIGVPIARIKRLGEDDNFWVSGPTGPCGPCSEIYYDFHPERGDENIDLEDDSRFIEFYNLVFMQYNRDASGNLTPLQNKNIDTGMGLERMAQILQKVPNNYETDLIFPIIQTAAQIAAIDYHSSDEKTKVSLKVIGDHVRSVVHMIADEIRASNVGRGYVLRRLIRRVVRHGRLIGISGEFTTQVAETAIALSESAYPNVRQREAAIKAELQREESNFLRTLDRGEKLLEEIIQEVKHQGNTQISGESAFTLYDTYGFPLELTQEVAEENNLTVDAEGFEAQMEIQKGRGRDAHETIDLTVQGSLDKLAEHIQVTEFLGYTQSATTAIIEAILLEGVSQEEVEAGTQVQIVLDKTPFYAESGGQIGDRGYISGDGILVRVEDVKKESDFFVHFGRIERGTLRVGDRVTAQIDPACRRRAQANHTATHLLQAALKKIVDDGISQAGSLVSFDRLRFDFNCPRALTAEEVQQIEEQVNTWIAQAHAAKVEVLPLAEAKAKGAVAMFGEKYGDEVRVIDFPSVSMELCGGTHVSNTAEIGVFKIISEAGVASGVRRIEAVSGPAILDYLNLRDKVVKDLSDRFKVKPEELPDRITSLQSELRNSQKELETLKVQLAIAKSDSLLQTVETVGDHKIIVAQLEDVDPESLKTAAERLLQKIGNGAVVLGSVPEADKVSIVAAFSPEVNKKGLQAGKFVGAIAKICGGGGGGRPNLAQAGGRDASKLPDALQQAESDLKSALA, from the coding sequence ATGTCTTCAAATCCCCAGTACCTAAGCGGTAACGAAATTCGCAACACATTCCTCAACTTCTTTGCCCAACGGAGTCACCAAATCCTCCCAAGTGCGTCTCTTGTGCCAGAAGATCCAACCGTACTGCTGACGATCGCGGGGATGCTACCATTTAAGCCGATATTCTTGGGGCAGAGGACACCAGAATTTAAGCGGGCTACAACTTCACAAAAGTGTATCCGTACCAACGACATTGAAAATGTCGGACGCACTAAACGGCATCACACCTTTTTTGAGATGCTGGGTAATTTCAGCTTTGGTGATTATTTTAAAGAACAAGCGATCGCTTGGGGTTGGGAAATCTCCACGCAAGTGTTTGGTTTTTCTCCTCAAAATCTGGTTGTCAGCGTTTTTGAAGAAGATGATGAAGCCTTTGCTATCTGGCGCGATCAAATCGGTGTACCGATAGCGAGAATTAAACGCTTAGGCGAAGATGATAACTTTTGGGTATCTGGCCCGACTGGCCCTTGTGGCCCTTGTTCAGAAATATATTACGACTTCCACCCAGAACGCGGTGACGAAAATATCGATTTAGAAGACGATTCCCGGTTCATCGAGTTTTACAACCTCGTATTCATGCAATATAACCGGGATGCTTCAGGCAATTTAACGCCACTGCAAAACAAGAACATCGACACAGGTATGGGTTTGGAGAGAATGGCGCAAATTCTCCAAAAAGTACCCAATAACTATGAAACTGACCTGATTTTTCCAATTATCCAAACAGCCGCCCAAATTGCTGCCATTGATTACCATAGCAGCGACGAGAAAACTAAAGTCTCTTTGAAAGTCATTGGCGATCATGTTCGTTCTGTTGTCCACATGATTGCTGATGAAATTCGCGCCTCCAATGTGGGAAGAGGTTATGTACTGCGGCGATTGATTCGGCGGGTGGTGCGTCATGGGCGATTAATTGGGATTTCTGGCGAATTTACTACCCAAGTGGCTGAAACTGCGATCGCTCTTTCGGAATCAGCTTACCCCAATGTGCGCCAACGGGAAGCAGCAATTAAAGCTGAGTTGCAACGGGAAGAATCGAATTTTCTCAGAACTCTGGATAGAGGTGAAAAACTCTTAGAAGAAATTATCCAAGAGGTGAAACATCAAGGAAACACTCAAATTAGTGGTGAAAGTGCATTTACCCTTTATGACACCTACGGATTTCCCCTCGAACTTACTCAAGAAGTTGCCGAAGAAAATAATCTCACAGTTGACGCTGAGGGATTTGAGGCACAAATGGAAATTCAAAAAGGACGTGGTAGAGATGCACATGAAACCATCGATTTAACTGTCCAAGGTTCCCTCGACAAGCTAGCAGAACACATCCAAGTTACCGAGTTTTTAGGCTACACCCAATCGGCGACGACGGCAATAATCGAAGCGATTTTGCTAGAAGGTGTTTCTCAAGAAGAAGTCGAAGCGGGGACACAGGTACAAATAGTCCTTGACAAAACGCCATTTTATGCTGAATCTGGCGGACAAATCGGCGATCGCGGTTATATCTCTGGTGATGGGATTCTTGTTCGCGTTGAAGACGTTAAAAAAGAATCTGATTTCTTTGTTCACTTCGGACGCATCGAACGCGGTACACTGCGCGTAGGCGATCGCGTCACCGCCCAAATCGATCCGGCTTGTCGCCGTCGCGCCCAAGCTAACCATACCGCAACGCACCTATTGCAAGCGGCGTTGAAAAAAATTGTTGATGATGGCATATCTCAAGCAGGTTCTTTGGTTTCCTTTGACAGGTTGCGCTTTGACTTCAACTGTCCCCGCGCATTGACAGCAGAGGAAGTGCAACAAATTGAAGAACAAGTGAACACTTGGATTGCCCAAGCCCATGCTGCAAAGGTGGAAGTATTGCCTTTAGCAGAGGCGAAAGCTAAGGGTGCTGTTGCGATGTTCGGTGAAAAATACGGCGACGAAGTGCGGGTAATTGACTTCCCCAGCGTATCAATGGAACTCTGCGGTGGCACTCATGTCAGCAATACTGCTGAAATTGGCGTGTTTAAGATTATCTCGGAAGCTGGCGTGGCTTCTGGAGTGCGACGCATTGAAGCTGTTTCGGGGCCAGCAATCCTAGATTATCTCAACCTGCGGGATAAAGTAGTTAAAGATTTGAGCGATCGCTTTAAAGTCAAACCCGAAGAATTACCAGACAGAATTACAAGTCTGCAAAGCGAACTCAGAAATAGTCAGAAGGAATTGGAAACCTTAAAGGTGCAATTAGCGATCGCTAAATCTGACAGTTTGCTGCAAACAGTAGAAACTGTAGGCGATCATAAAATTATCGTCGCCCAATTAGAAGATGTCGATCCAGAATCATTGAAAACCGCAGCCGAACGCCTGTTACAAAAAATCGGCAACGGTGCAGTGGTGCTAGGTTCTGTTCCCGAAGCTGATAAAGTCAGCATCGTTGCAGCTTTTAGTCCAGAAGTTAACAAAAAAGGTTTGCAAGCTGGTAAATTTGTCGGTGCGATCGCTAAAATCTGCGGCGGCGGCGGCGGCGGAAGACCAAACTTAGCCCAAGCTGGCGGACGCGATGCCAGTAAATTACCAGATGCGTTGCAACAAGCAGAAAGTGATTTAAAGT
- a CDS encoding ATP-dependent Zn protease — protein sequence MSQTTLNLVAISIFLMTLSVLLGPFLNLSPAVPALATFAILGIATLDSFSLQGKGGTIFLDWIAGFSSEHRDRILHHEAGHFLVAYLLGIPVTGYTLSAWEAWKQGQPGQGGVSFDDGELASQLEMGKISAQMLDRYCTVWMAGIAAETLVFNNAEGGSDDKSKLIGVLTVLGFSESVYQQKLRFHALQAKTLLQENWSSYEALVNAMRQGTSVEDCHAELGAGQ from the coding sequence ATGAGCCAGACTACCTTAAATTTAGTTGCAATATCTATCTTTCTCATGACCCTATCGGTACTGCTGGGGCCATTCTTGAATTTGTCGCCAGCAGTACCGGCACTTGCAACCTTTGCTATCTTAGGCATAGCTACGTTAGATAGTTTTAGCTTGCAAGGCAAGGGTGGTACTATTTTTTTAGATTGGATTGCTGGTTTTTCAAGTGAACACCGCGATCGCATCCTCCACCACGAAGCAGGGCATTTTTTAGTTGCTTACTTGCTGGGGATTCCCGTTACCGGCTACACACTCAGCGCTTGGGAAGCCTGGAAACAGGGGCAACCTGGGCAAGGTGGTGTTAGCTTTGATGATGGCGAATTAGCTTCTCAATTAGAGATGGGTAAAATCAGTGCCCAAATGCTAGACCGCTACTGTACTGTTTGGATGGCTGGGATTGCTGCTGAAACCCTAGTTTTTAATAATGCTGAGGGTGGATCTGATGATAAAAGCAAACTGATTGGAGTCTTGACAGTTTTGGGCTTTTCTGAATCAGTTTATCAACAGAAACTGCGCTTTCATGCTCTCCAAGCAAAAACCCTACTACAAGAAAATTGGTCTAGTTACGAAGCTTTAGTTAATGCTATGCGACAAGGCACTTCAGTAGAAGATTGTCATGCTGAGTTAGGAGCGGGGCAGTAG
- a CDS encoding lipoxygenase family protein produces MKPYLPQNDPDPTKRQILLERNQGEYEFDYDFLAPMAMLKNVPSIENFSTKYIAERTLETAELPINMLAVKTRSLWDPLDELQDYEDYFPVLPKPNVIKTYQTDDSFCEQRLCGANPFVLHRIEQMPDGFAFTILELQEKFGDSINLVKKLANGNLYVADYRALAFVKGGTYERGKKYLPTPIAFFCWRSSGFSDRGQLVPIAIQINPIDGKQSQLITPFDDPLTWFHAKLCVQIADANHHEMSSHLCRTHFVMEPFAIVTARQLAENHPLNLLLKPHFRFMLANNDLARKRLISRGGPVDELLAGTLQESLQIVVNAYTEWSLDQFSLPTELKNRGMDDPDNLPHYPYRDDGLLLWNAIKKFVSEYLQIYYKTPQDLTADLELQSWAQELVSQSGGRVKGVSNRIDILDQLVDIATAVIFTCGPQHAAVNYSQYEYMTFMPNMPLAAYKQMTAEGTIPDLKSLLSFLPPSKQTADQLSILFILSAYRYDRLGYYDDKFLDPEAQDVLAKLQQELNEAEREIELNNKSRLINYNYLKPRLVTNSISV; encoded by the coding sequence ATGAAGCCATACCTTCCTCAAAATGATCCTGACCCTACAAAACGTCAAATATTGCTAGAGAGAAATCAAGGGGAGTATGAATTTGATTACGACTTTTTAGCGCCTATGGCAATGCTAAAAAATGTACCTTCTATAGAAAACTTTTCAACTAAGTATATTGCTGAACGGACGTTAGAGACAGCAGAACTACCTATAAATATGTTAGCCGTTAAAACCCGTTCTTTATGGGACCCTTTAGATGAATTGCAAGACTATGAAGACTATTTTCCAGTTTTGCCTAAACCTAATGTCATCAAAACATACCAAACTGATGACTCTTTTTGTGAACAACGGCTTTGTGGAGCAAATCCTTTTGTTTTACATCGAATTGAGCAGATGCCAGATGGCTTCGCCTTTACAATTTTAGAACTGCAAGAAAAGTTTGGTGACTCTATCAACTTAGTAAAAAAACTTGCGAATGGAAATTTATATGTAGCTGATTACAGAGCGCTTGCATTTGTTAAAGGAGGTACTTATGAAAGAGGTAAGAAGTATTTACCAACCCCTATAGCTTTCTTTTGTTGGCGCAGTTCTGGTTTTAGCGATCGCGGTCAACTAGTACCGATTGCCATCCAAATCAACCCCATAGATGGTAAACAGAGCCAGCTAATTACACCTTTTGATGACCCTTTAACCTGGTTTCATGCCAAGCTTTGTGTTCAAATTGCTGATGCTAACCATCATGAAATGAGTAGCCATTTGTGTCGAACTCACTTTGTTATGGAACCCTTTGCTATTGTTACAGCGCGTCAATTAGCCGAGAACCATCCCCTCAACTTATTACTAAAACCTCACTTCCGTTTCATGTTGGCTAATAATGACTTGGCTCGTAAGCGCCTAATTAGTAGAGGTGGCCCTGTTGACGAATTGCTAGCCGGAACTCTGCAAGAATCATTGCAAATTGTCGTTAACGCATATACAGAATGGAGCTTAGATCAGTTTTCCTTACCTACTGAACTAAAAAATCGGGGCATGGATGATCCAGACAACTTACCTCACTATCCCTATCGAGACGATGGCTTGCTATTGTGGAATGCCATTAAAAAGTTTGTGTCTGAATACTTGCAGATATACTACAAAACTCCCCAAGACTTAACAGCAGACTTGGAATTACAAAGTTGGGCGCAGGAATTAGTTTCTCAATCAGGCGGACGAGTTAAGGGTGTTAGCAATCGCATCGACATATTAGACCAATTAGTTGATATTGCTACTGCGGTTATCTTCACTTGTGGGCCACAACACGCTGCTGTCAACTATTCACAATATGAATATATGACTTTCATGCCCAATATGCCCCTTGCTGCTTATAAACAAATGACAGCAGAAGGCACTATTCCTGACCTAAAAAGTCTATTATCATTTCTGCCACCGTCAAAGCAAACTGCTGACCAATTATCGATTTTATTTATCCTGTCGGCCTACCGTTATGACAGATTAGGGTACTATGATGATAAATTTTTAGACCCAGAGGCTCAGGATGTTTTAGCTAAATTACAGCAAGAGTTGAATGAAGCAGAGCGGGAAATTGAGTTGAATAACAAAAGTCGTTTAATAAATTACAACTATTTGAAACCGAGGCTTGTTACTAATAGTATTAGTGTGTAA